In Verrucomicrobiota bacterium, the genomic window GGCGCGCTCGAGGATCGTTCGCAGCTCATCGAGGGGGATGCCCTGTTCGCGACGGAAAGCGACCCCGCGGCCGCTGCAGATGAGCGTGTTGCAGGACATGTTGCGCAGACCGAGGTCCTTGCCGAAGCGCAGCAGGTCGGCGAAGCTCGACGCGTTCTCCTTGGTCAGCGTCGTGTTGGTGATGACCTGCAGGCCGATGCCGAGGGCGCGTTTGATTCCTTCGACAGTTGCCGCGTGCGCATCGGTGCCGCCTGCGCCTACCATGCGGTTGTGAATTGCTGCATCGTGCGATTCAATCGTCACTTGGGCGTAGTCGAGGCTGGCGTCGTGGAGCGGGCCAGCCAGTTCGGCGAGGCGCACTCCGTTGGTAACGACGCCGGTGACGAACTCGTCGGCCTCGGCGACGAGTCTCACGAGGTCGTCGCGCAGCGTCGGTTCCCCGCCGGTGAAGACGACATTTGGCACGCCGATACGCCAGAGGACTTCGTAGACCCTGAGCCAGTCGTCGAAGGCGAGCTCGTGGAGCTCTTTGCTTGGCCCCCCGGTGTAGCAGTGCGGGCAGTTGAGGTTGCAGCGATACGTGAGCGCGAGGTCCATGCGCGCCGGCGCGTTCCATTCGGCGGGTCTGATCTCCCTCGCGTCCAGGCCGGCTTCGACGGGGCATGCACCCTCGGCGATTCGCATCATCGTACCGAAAATGCGGTCAAGATCCGCGTCGATGTGTCTGCGTGTCACGCGCCGGCCTGGCAGGGCGAAGAAGCGGCCGTGCTTGGCGTACATCGCGTCAACGACGTTCTGGCGGACGCGGGGCGACTCGTCCCCTACTCCTTGCTGGAACTTCCACATGGCGTCGATGAGGAGGGCAACGAACTCCCCGGCGACCTGGTCGAGCAGCAGGGGCGGCGACTGGCCGTCGATCCAGAGCGGATTGAGCTCGGACGGATCGGTCAGGCGCAGGTGGAAGCGGTGCCCGTTGATCGTTGCGTGCCTGATGCCGTCCGTTGTGAACTGCGGTTTCCGCGTCATAGCGCCTCGTTTGCACACCCGCGCGCCGGGCAGGTCGTTCCAGCGATCAGGAAAGATGATAGCAGAGACGGGCGAGCGTCGTCGACAGACACGGCAGGCGCTCTGTCGCCACGGTGTTGCGAGTGCAGACCAGCGCCGGGACGAAACCCGTCATATCCTGATTCCCGTGGAGAAGCCTGACGTCATGTCCAGGTCCTCTCGCAGCAGTGCAGCCGCGTCTGTCGCGTTGTTCAGTGCCGCAACGATGGCTGGCGACGCGGTCAATCCACCAGAGGAACGCCCTCGATTCGGGTGATCTCGCTCTGGATCCTCTTGCGCATCGCCGTCAGGTTCGTGGCGAACTCGCTGAGTTTCCAGTCTTCGAAATGGGTCAAGCTACTCCACAGGGGCGGCGTGTCGCCCAGAATAGGCTTCGTGGCCTCGACGAATTCGTCGTAGGCCTTCTTGTAGTCCTCGGCAAGCTGCTTGCCGTTGGAGGCCCAACTCTGAGCGAACGCCGCCGTGGCGGGGAACGTGCCGGCGCAGAGCTTCACTGTGTCTTCCACGGCCTTGGCCGTGTCTTCCAGCTTCTTCTTGACGGCATCGGGGCGGCGCTCGGTCTCGGTCGTCGATTCGGCCAGCTTGCGGTACTTCTCGAGGATGTCCAAGTCATTGGGGATCGTGTTCTCCTCGAATCTCTCGACATCCCGGAGGATGGTTTTCAGCGTCTTGGCGGCGTCCTTCTTGCCCTCGACGACGGTGGTGCTCGCCTTGCTGATCAGCGCGTCCAGCTTGACGAAATCCGGTTTCATCTCTTTGATTCTGCCGGTCATGCTGGCCTTGTCGGTCCTGTAGCCCTTGGCCCAGTCAGCAAACTCGGCCCAATCCGAGTAAGCCTTATGGCCCGATTCGGCCATGTAGAGGATGAACTTCCGCCCATCGCGGATCTTCTGAATCCAGTCCTTGGGCAGATCGCCGGACCATTTGTCGCCGAGATAGGTCTCCGCTGCGTTCTTGGCGTTCGTCACATTGGCTTCGAAGGCGTTGCTGAATTGCGTACACAGGTTCAGCCAGTCCGTCGGGTCAGACTGCGCCGTGCCCTCGGGTGTCAGGACAAACAGGGTCGCGTCCAGCCACGCCTCGGCATCATCCCGGAAGGCAACGCGCAAGGCATCGGTGGCGTCGGGGCCGATGTCGGTCAGGCCCGCGCCGAATTCCTCTTCGCTGCCATATGCCAACGAGTGATACCCGGGTCCTAGCACGATCATCACGGTCAGCAGTCCGACGACTGCCGCCGCCATGGAACCTCTTGCGGCTTTCATCCTCGCAACTCCTTTCGGGACCCTAGAAGGGCTGGGCGTAGTTGACGATGTACCACCGGCCCTTGTTGGTCCGCCGCAGGAAGAAGGTTTTTGGGCTGCCGTACTGCCGCCCGTTTTCGTCGTAAGCCCGGCTCCTGACCTCCGCTTGCTCGACCAGGTCGCCGGAGACCTTCCGGATGCTCTCCTTCTCCTCCTCGGTCAGGAAGAAGTCCTCGACCTCTCCGCCCTCGTCGAAGCCCTCGATTACGGTGATCGTCGCCGGCTCGGGCATGGTCAGGACATAGAAGGTAGCGAATCGGTGCTGGTGCCAGTCCCAGTGGTACTGGCAGAGGTCCAGGGCGATTGGCGTTTTGCGCCGAGCGGGGTCGATGCAGTCGAGGTACAGCGGGTAGTTCTTCTCCTTGATGGCGGCGGCGAAGATGTCCAGCAGCCCTTCCGGTGTCACGTCATCGGGAATCGAGGTGACCGTGTAGAAGGCGCTCTTGATCTTCTCCATGTCCGCCTCCCCGGAGAAGTGGCCGCCTACTTCGGACTCGCGATCGGCCACCGCCAGCGTGCAGCCGGCCACGTGGATCGCAACCGGCTCGACGGTCCAGCCCCAGCGCGGTACGTCGGTTTTCTCCTCCGAGGCCTGGGGAATCAGCAGGTCCAGATCCATGACCCGGCCCAGCAGGACCCACTTGCCGTCTTCGGGGATGTCGCGGTTGACCAACCGGCGGTAGCGTTTGAAGGCGGCATAAGCACCGGCCCAACTCCGGTTGCTCAGTTCGACGAAGTAGTAGCCCCGCGATGGCGTGCCGATAGAGACAAACTCCCGACCCATGTCCTTGAACTGGTTGGCGGGATAGCGGAAGTCCTCCAAAATGACGAAGCGGCCACTCATCTCAGCGATCGTGGCGTCCTCGCGGTCGGTCGGGGGAAAGGGCTTGGCGATGTAATCGGCAGACTGCTCCGCCTGCGCGCGAAGGCTCGCCCACTCCTTCTCGGCTGCTTCGGCGAACACCTGCTTGAGCTTCTGTTCATTTTCGCGGTAGCTCGTCATCTCCGGCGTAATAACGATGACGTCGCCCTTGCTGGCGATCAGAAGCTTGCGGGCCTCTTGGAACAGCTCCTCGACCTCCGGGTCGTCGGGGTACTTCTCTTTCAGATTCTTGATCCGGTCCAGCGCCTCATTCTCTTCAAAGCCCAGTTTCATCGGCTGACCGCGGGCCAGCTCCACCTTCCGCGCGAACTGCTTGAGGCGGTGTTGAGCCCCGCTGAGCTCCTGCTTGCCGGGCTTGGAGGCGTCGCTGGCCGAGTCGGCAGCCGATGCCGCCAAGGCGATCAGAATCGCACCGACACACGCCAGTGTCCGGTGGATGAGCCAATGAAGTCGCATTGTCCCTTCCCTCCCGCAGAGATGCCAGTCGGGGTGTCCCGCACAGCCCCCAGTCTGGTGCAGTTGCACGCCCCCTTTCCTTTATTCTCGCTCAGATCGGAATCCGTGCAAGCATTTTCGGGCGACAGGGGGCTACGCGCGTTTCTTGCGGGGCGGCGGGGGTTGGACTTGGGCGTGGTCACGGCCGAGGTAGTAGTTGGTCCAGGAGCTGGTGCGGTCGAGCTTCCAATTGCGGGCAACGGGTTCGCGGTCGCGGATCTGGAGCTCGGCGCCGTGGGACTTGAGACAGTCGTAGATGCGGACCCAGACGCAGGTGCGGTCGGGCCAGACTTCGCACATGCCGTCTCGACTGCCGCCGCACTGGCCGTTACGCAGGAACTTGCCGCACTGAGACTCGGGGCAGAGAAACGCCATCTCGGGCAGGGCGCAGTCGCCGCACTCGCGACAGCGGTTCGTGAAGTCCTTCATAACCGACTCGAAGCGCAAGAAGCGGCGCGCAAGCGACGGGCGCTCGTCGATGTAGCGGCAGACGCGCTGGGCCCACTTGAAGCCAAGCCGGCCCGGCTCGAAGAAGCTGTCGTGGATCATTTTCATGAACTTGTAGGCGATCGGCGCGCGCTGCGTTGGGCATCCCGACGTGCGGGTGTCGGTATTGAGGCCGGTGGCTTCGTTTTTCTCGTAGAGGTAGCAGCCGCCGGGGATGCTGAAGCTGACGTCTTTGACATGGGCCTGCCAGTCGCCGAAGAACTCCTCCGCGCGGTCAAGGATGTACTTGAGATGCTCGTACTTGAGGCCGTAGCCGCCGATGTGGGCGCCCTTGTAGCCAAGGCCGCGCAGGACGGCGACCTGCTTGGCGGCCAGATCGAGGCGGGCCTGCTTGCCTTTGTCGGGCAGCTTCGCATTCGCGTCGAACTGCGCCATGAGGTCGTCGTTGACGACGCAACCGGGCAGGTCGCCCCGGTGCATGATACCCGCGACGACTCGCGTGAGCACGTAGACGTTGCCGAGCACGGGAACGCGAAGATCGTTGTCGCGCATAAAGCGCAGGAGCTCGTCCGATTTGCGGGCGTCGTAGCCGACCTGGGTGACGATGAACTGGGCGCCCATGCGGACCTTGTTGACGAGCTTCCAGTACTGGTTCATCAGCTCGGACTCGAGCTTCTTGAACGGCGAGACGCAGGCGCCGGCCATGAAGTTGGTACGTTCGAGCGCGGTCCACTCGCCCGGCTTGCGGCCCGGAACGCGGAGGCCCTCGTTCATCTCGCCGAGCATCTTGAGCAGCATGACCGAGTCGATATCGAACGCGGGCTTGGGCGGGCCGCCGTAGCCCTCGACGGGGAAATCGCCGGTGAGGGCGAGGATGTTCTCGAGGCCAAGACGAGAGAGCTGGTAAGCGCGGCTCTCGATGCCGTTGCGGTTGTAGTCCTTGCAGGCGAGGTGAATGATGGCATCCAGGCCACGGTACTTGATATCCAGGCCAAGGATGTCGGGGCTCAGGCGCGGGTTGCCGCCGGGGTTGTCTGTCAGGCTCAGCGCGTGGATGCGGCCGTCATCGATGCAGTGCTGGGCCAGTTCGATGATCTCGCCGACGTCTCTCTTGATCGCGCCCCGCGTGGGTACAATCTCGACGGTGATGACGAAGGTCGTGTCGTCTCGGAGGAACGCGGCGAGGTCCTTGTACATCAAGCAGTCCTTCTGTCGGTTGCGCGAAGCCCGGATTACCGCGGCATGGTACGCATGGCGGGAATGGGACGCAACCCGTTTCGGCCCGGAGCCTTGCCCGGGCCGTGGAACCCGGACCAGACCGGGGCCCGTTGTGATAGGTACGGGCGTCTGAATATCACGCCCGGCGGATACGTCTCATCCATGAAATGACCATGACAGTCCACACGGAAGGGACCCGAGCACAATGAAACGGCTCATCTTGATCGCGGTGGCGGCACTGACGATGACGGCTTGGGTCGGGTCGGCTTTCGCCCACGGGCGAGTGTACCGCTACACATCAGGCGGGTGGCGCTACAGCGACGGACGCGGACGAGCCTACCACCGCGTCTCGTACGCTCCCCGCCGCACCTACTACAGGACGTACAGGTACTACGACGCGCCGAGGTACTACTACTACCACCAGCCGTCGTACCGGCGCGTCTACTACTACCCCCCGTACACGTACTACGGCGCCTACTACTACGTGCCGCCGGTGCGCGTGCACTACTACCGGTACTAGGCCGGAACGGGAGGCTACCTCAGGAGGCCTGTTGCCGGGTCACGACCTTGTGAGCCAAGTGGGGCAAGGGTGGAAACCACTGTCTTGACCAGTTGGCCGCCGGTGTACACCTCGATGGTCCAGCCGTAGTAGCGGATGCCGGAACGGGTTCTCGCGCCTGTTCTGTGCTCGCGGTCGCGACGGAGCTTCGTGTCAGTCCTGTCGTCACCTTTCCTCCATTTTACAGCTTTGTACTCGGTCTCGGTGACTGTGGCCGTACCCAAGCCGGTGCGCGCCTTGATCCCCCGTCCGGACAAGAGGGTCCCGATGTGACTGGTCTCGGTGTGCAAGGCGTGGATCCTGCGTCGGTCGTCGTGGCCGTAGAACGTGATCGTCAGCCAGACGTCGTTCAGGGGACTCATGCTGACAAGAGAGATGTTGAGCCGGACGTGGTGCGTCGTGTGCCTATTGATGGCGAGGATTTCCCAGTCGTGTCTGCTTGGATCGGGCCGTGTTGACGCGCCCGTGCCCTGGCGCCTCGTGACAGATGCCTTGGCTTCTGCGATGAGGCCTGCGCCGATCACGGCGCGCTGCATTGGGCTGAGTGGCGGCGAGTTCGACGACCGGCAGATCCTTGGGGACGCGGAGCTGGAGGCATTCCGGGCAGAGCCCGCATGCTTGCGGGCCTCCGAAGGGAGCGTGACAAAGACACCCTTGGGATCGAGCTGTGGGACAATCCCGGCTCTCGTGCTGAAGGCCTGGATCGCGGCGCCCGCGGGCACGCGCCGCGTCGTGCTCGCCAGCCGCCCCGCCACAGCGGGGCTCGTCCTCCTCCGTGCGTCACACCCATCGGGTGAAGGGCTTCTCGACGAGGAAAGCCCGTTGTACGAAAACCCGGGACGGTTGTTCCGTGCAAGTCGGGCGTGGTGCTACCTAGTGAAGCCGGTACTGGGGTCACGTCCAAACTTATGGAAAAGGGCCTTGTTGCTTGTGATGACCTTGATAAGTTGGCCGTTGGAGTAGACGTCGACAATCCAGCCGCAGTACTCGGTGCCCGAGCGGTAGGGACCGCTGGAACTCCGTTGATCCATCCCTGAGTTGGCTTCCACCGATCCCCATGCGCCCACCTCGTACTTGGCATCAGTGAATGAGGCGGTCACGACGCTCGATCGGCCCTTGCGGTTTTGGCCGGCAGGCAGGTCGCCGACCTGAAGCTCCTCAGCGCCGAGGACTATGGTTTCCTTGTCCTCCCTGTACTTGGGCGCCCGATGGCGGCGGTTTTCCTTCAGTTTCAGCGTGTGGCGGTAGCCAAAGACTGTGACTGTGACGCTGACGCCAGGCAGGGTGCGAGTGGTGGTCATCGACATCTCGACCTGGATCTGCTGGGTGGTGGTCTCGGCGAAGACCCTCGTACCCGAGGGGACATCCACATCGGGTGGAGGGCTCGCAGTCTCGTCGGTCTTCTTATCCAGAAGCGTCTTGCCGGTGATGTTGAGGGCGACCCCGATCTGGGTACGTTGCAGGTTGCTGAGCCGTCTGGGTTGATCCGGAGGCACTGGGGGTGACTCAGGCTCGTTCTGCACGGGTTCGACCGGGAGGGCAATGTAGACGCCGTTGGCGTCGAGCTCGGGCACGAGGCCCGCGTCCGCGCAGAAGGCGCGGATGGCATCGGCAGCCACGACGTTGTTGAGGTCCACGGGTGTCACGGCCGCCGTGACCTTGCCGTTCGTGGCCGCGCGGGAACGTCCGGCCTGGTAGGGGACGCCGACCTGTTGGCAGATGGCGGCGATGGCGGTCTCGACCGTAGGCTGCCCGCCATCAGGGCCCGCCGTGATCTGGAGCGTGACCGGGCGCATGAGGGCCGCCTGGCAGTTTCTCTTTGTCTGCTCGGCGGCGAGGCCCTGCGCATCGGCCGTGCGCCCGCCAGGGACGGTGGCGGCAAGGATCACGAGGACGCACACGGTGATAAGAGCGGTGTTGAGCGTCTTGCGCGGCATAGTGGTCTCCTCTCAGGTGCGGGCGCGCCGCCCTCAATCGGGTTTGGGGTGTTGCACGAGTCCCCGGGATGAAGCAGCGGACTTGATCAGCGTCTTGCCCATGTAAACCTCGACTACCCAACCGTAGTGCTTGTCGCCGTTGCGGCGTGTGACCCTCTTGCCGTCGAGCTGGCGGTATACCTCGTCCGTGTGACTCAAACGGCACGTGATCCCTGTGAGGCTGCGGGGTTTCCCGGCGGGCAGAGAGGGAACGGAGAGAGTCCGGCTGCGCGATCGAGAAGGCTTGCCGCCTCCCTGTCCGTGCTTGGTGGCATAGATGTGGATCTCGATACGGAGATCCTGGAAGGCCTTCGTGCTGACCAGCGAGACATCGGTCCCTATGAGCTTCACCATCTCTGTTGTCGAGAGCACCGAACCGGTCCACGACGACTTGTGCGGATCGTCGTGGCCCTGCTTGGGGTCAGGTTGCTTCTTCGGCACAACCCTGAGCGCGACGTAGACGCCGATCCTATCGCAGAGGGTGCGAATAGCGTCCGCCGCGACCATGTCCATGAGGGTGGCGGGCGGTACACTGACGGTTAGACGGTCGCCCACCAACGTACGCGAGATGGCGGCCTGGCAAGGCACGCCGACCTGCCGGCAGATCTGGGCGAAGGCGCTTTCGACCGCCGGCTGGGTGCCGTCGCTGCCAGCGGGGAGCTCAACCGTCACGATGTGCAGCAGGGCGTTGCAGTAGTCCTGCGTGGTTGGGGTCGCGGTATCTGTCTGCTCCCTCGCGGTCGGCGCCGCTCCAAGGGCCGTGCCGACGGTGACGACAGAGCAGACGCTCATCAGGATGCAGCAGATGGCGTTCGACAGTTTCGGACCCCTCGTTCGCGCGCGTCGGCGCGTGTTCGTCAGTCCGGATGCGCGGGCGGTCAGTATGGCACGTCCCACGTGAGAGTCTGTACACCACACAGCGGTTGATTCCATCGTCCCTGCCTATCATCTGAGCGGAAAGCCGGTGCGGGGATCGCGGCCGAGGACCTCGTAGAGCTTGACGGTCGACGTGACGGACTTGATGAGCTGGTTGCCGATGTAGATGTCAACAACGTAGCCGTAGTACTTCTCACCGTAACGACGGTTGGCGCCGTGCCAGCGGTCGTACACTTCGTATTCCGTGGAAGCCGCCTTGGACTTGATCTCGCGGGCTTGCAGGCGCGGGAGCTCGGCGACCGTGATGGTTTCGCTGAGGATCTCGACGAAGTCCTTGTTGGAGCCGTAGCGGGGCCGCTTGTCGTCATCGTAGGTGGAAGAACCGCGGCTGTGCCGTTGGATGCGGGCGTAGATGCGGGGTGCGATCTTGAGATCCCTCAGGGCAACGGTCGAGGTCAGCTTGATGCGGAGCTGCGTCTGCTGCTCGACATCCTTCTCGCGCCAGTATTCGCGGTCAATGTCCTTCCCGTGGATGGCGGTCACGTTGACCTGCAGGGCGAGTCCGAGCTGGTGTCGTTCGTTGAGCGAGAGCGCCCGCGTGGCCGGCGGAACGGCGGCGGGCGCGTCCGGCTGGGGCATGAGGTAGACGCCTTCTTCGTCGATCATCATGACGAGGCCACCCTGAGCGGCGAGTGCGACGATGGCTTGGCCCGCAACGACGTTGGTGTAGTTGATGGGCGGGACACGCCCCGTGACTTTGTCGCCGCCCAGCTCGCGCGAGCGCTTGACTTGGTAAGGGACCTCGGCCTTCTTGCAGACCCAGGCGACGGCAAGCTCGATGGTAGGTGTGCCGCCGTCCTTCGCCTTGGCGAGCTGAAGGCTGATCTTGCTGAAGAGGGCCTTATAGTAGCCCTGGGCCTTGGTGGGTGTCTCCGCAGCGCGAGCGCCCAGGAGCACCAGGAGGCCGGCGACTGCCGCCATGAGAAGGCGTGTGCGAAGCGTTCCCATGAGTCTACTCCCCGTTCGAGCAATCCGTCCCATCATCCAGCCTGTTGAGACATCACGCAGACGCACAATGTTCACAAGTATCTTGCCGCAAAACGAGCGCGGCGTCTACTCGTATCTGAGGGCTTCGATCGGGTCCATACGGGCGGCTTTGACGGCGGGGTGAAGGCCGAAAACGATGCCGACTCCGATGGAGATGCCGGCCGAGATGATGATGGCGACTGCGGTGATGATGGTTTTCTGCTGGGCGAAGAACTGGACGAGTTGGGCGATGACAACCCCGCCGAGGATGCCGACGAGGCCGCCGACGGCGGAAAGGACGACCGTCTCGATAAGGAACTGCTGGACGATGTCGACCCGGCGCGCGCCCATAGCGCGGCGGACGCCGATCTCGCGCGTGCGCTCGGTCACGGTGGCAAGCATGATGTTCATGATACCGATGCCGCCGACGAGCAGCGAGATCGAGCCGATGAGGACAAGCACGTTGTTGTAGGTGCGGATCGTGCGCTTGCGCTGCTCGAGGAGTGCCTGGGGTATAATGACGTCGTAGTCGGTTCGCGCGTGATTCTTCGCGAGGATGCGCTGGACCATCCAGGCGGCGCGGGGAATGAGCGCCGTATCGCGGATGCGGATGATGAGCTCAGTGATCTGAACCATTTCGTATTCGCGGCTGCTGGTTGTGACGATGACGGTCCAGTCGCCGAAGCGTGTGTGCGCGGTCTTGTACGGGATGTAGATGTCGCGGTCGAGGTTATGGACCTTGACGGTGCCGGTGGTTCCTTTGATGGCCTTGTCTTCCATGATGCCGACGACTTCGAACCAAAGCTGACCGATGCGGATGTGCTTGCCGATGGGGTGTTCGTAGCCGAAGAGTTCGCGCCTGACCTCGGCGCCGATCACGCAGACGGCGGCGGCCAGCGCATTGTCGAGTTCGGTAACAAAGCGGCCATGGCCGACATGGAAGTTGATGATGCCGGTGTAGTCGGGCGTGGTGCCGACGACACGGGCCTCCAACTGCCGGTCGCCGTAGAAGACGGGATGGCGGACTTCCT contains:
- a CDS encoding radical SAM protein — its product is MTRKPQFTTDGIRHATINGHRFHLRLTDPSELNPLWIDGQSPPLLLDQVAGEFVALLIDAMWKFQQGVGDESPRVRQNVVDAMYAKHGRFFALPGRRVTRRHIDADLDRIFGTMMRIAEGACPVEAGLDAREIRPAEWNAPARMDLALTYRCNLNCPHCYTGGPSKELHELAFDDWLRVYEVLWRIGVPNVVFTGGEPTLRDDLVRLVAEADEFVTGVVTNGVRLAELAGPLHDASLDYAQVTIESHDAAIHNRMVGAGGTDAHAATVEGIKRALGIGLQVITNTTLTKENASSFADLLRFGKDLGLRNMSCNTLICSGRGVAFRREQGIPLDELRTILERAIAVAQDLGVNLQWYSPTCYLHLNPIELGFGAKGCSAAAHNMTVQPDGTVLPCQSWPDTVGNILTDPWERIWRHPICDKLRAHGFAEENADCVACIHNEVCAGACPLEMMDAMHQSGKRQE
- a CDS encoding methylenetetrahydrofolate reductase C-terminal domain-containing protein, which produces MYKDLAAFLRDDTTFVITVEIVPTRGAIKRDVGEIIELAQHCIDDGRIHALSLTDNPGGNPRLSPDILGLDIKYRGLDAIIHLACKDYNRNGIESRAYQLSRLGLENILALTGDFPVEGYGGPPKPAFDIDSVMLLKMLGEMNEGLRVPGRKPGEWTALERTNFMAGACVSPFKKLESELMNQYWKLVNKVRMGAQFIVTQVGYDARKSDELLRFMRDNDLRVPVLGNVYVLTRVVAGIMHRGDLPGCVVNDDLMAQFDANAKLPDKGKQARLDLAAKQVAVLRGLGYKGAHIGGYGLKYEHLKYILDRAEEFFGDWQAHVKDVSFSIPGGCYLYEKNEATGLNTDTRTSGCPTQRAPIAYKFMKMIHDSFFEPGRLGFKWAQRVCRYIDERPSLARRFLRFESVMKDFTNRCRECGDCALPEMAFLCPESQCGKFLRNGQCGGSRDGMCEVWPDRTCVWVRIYDCLKSHGAELQIRDREPVARNWKLDRTSSWTNYYLGRDHAQVQPPPPRKKRA
- a CDS encoding ABC transporter permease, which codes for MTRILEIIRLGIRNIVLHKLRSFLTTLGIIFGVAAVISMLAIGEGAKWEALQQIELLGVQNITVRSVKPPQISQREASSDQSLSYGLTEFDRRHIEQTVGPVEIVVPVKEVRHPVFYGDRQLEARVVGTTPDYTGIINFHVGHGRFVTELDNALAAAVCVIGAEVRRELFGYEHPIGKHIRIGQLWFEVVGIMEDKAIKGTTGTVKVHNLDRDIYIPYKTAHTRFGDWTVIVTTSSREYEMVQITELIIRIRDTALIPRAAWMVQRILAKNHARTDYDVIIPQALLEQRKRTIRTYNNVLVLIGSISLLVGGIGIMNIMLATVTERTREIGVRRAMGARRVDIVQQFLIETVVLSAVGGLVGILGGVVIAQLVQFFAQQKTIITAVAIIISAGISIGVGIVFGLHPAVKAARMDPIEALRYE